The Scyliorhinus canicula chromosome 13, sScyCan1.1, whole genome shotgun sequence genome contains a region encoding:
- the ier3 gene encoding radiation-inducible immediate-early gene IEX-1: MCQGCCHPQLAIGARAPLIKQYRGTSLTRQRSTDPEIFTFDCIPNAKPIPTANSRLRSKRRAVKVLYPAQVRKYLPPEKKDWAKRMLLLFLSVLVVQVYTATEVNEESVSVVITSAASAGPQVNLSREWASGVSTSSEEPIIPIMAVCPRCQGCPR; this comes from the exons ATGTGTCAGGGTTGCTGCCACCCTCAGCTGGCAATCGGTGCCCGGGCCCCCTTGATAAAGCAGTACAGGGGCACTTCCCTGACCAGGCAGAGGAGCACTGATCCTGAGATCTTCACCTTTGACTGCATTCCGAACGCCAAACCCATCCCGACTGCCAATTCCCGACTCCGAAGCAAACGGCGGGCTGTTAAAGTCCTCTACCCAGCACAG GTCAGGAAATATCTCCCACCTGAGAAGAAGGATTGGGCCAAGCGGATGCTTCTCCTCTTCCTGTCCGTGCTCGTTGTCCAGGTGTACACTGCCACAGAGGTGAACGAGGAATCTGTCAGTGTGGTCATTAcgtcagctgcttcagcaggccCGCAGGTCAACCTCAGCAGAGAGTGGGCTTCGGGGGTCTCGACCTCGTCTGAGGAGCCCATCATACCAATAATGGCCGTGTGCCCCCGCTGCCAAGGCTGCCCACGATAG